The Malus domestica chromosome 06, GDT2T_hap1 genome has a segment encoding these proteins:
- the LOC103417680 gene encoding late embryogenesis abundant protein At1g64065-like, with protein sequence MKGEGKNTKCLAYVAIFIVFQIIVITAFSLTVMKIKGPKVRFGTVAAENFSSISSNSPSLSLNLVTKFAVKNTNFGHFKYPNSTVTIYYAGQAIGSADIPKGRARARSTRRTDVVISINTDKLSGSTNLGNDINSGLVPLTSEATLKGKVELMKIIKKNKSGKMSCSMSINLANRAVQDLKCE encoded by the coding sequence ATGAAAGGAGAGGGGAAGAACACGAAGTGCCTAGCATATGTTGCTATTTTCATTGTGTTTCAGATCATAGTCATCACAGCCTTTTCACTTACTGTGATGAAAATCAAGGGTCCAAAAGTCAGGTTTGGCACAGTTGCAGCAGAAAATTTCAGCTCCATAAGCTCCAACTCTCCATCtttgagtttgaatttggtaacCAAATTTGCAGTGAAGAACACAAACTTTGGTCACTTCAAATATCCAAACAGCACTGTCACAATCTACTATGCAGGACAGGCAATTGGGTCCGCTGATATTCCTAAGGGAAGAGCCAGAGCTCGATCCACACGAAGAACCGATGTTGTCATTAGCATTAACACAGACAAGCTTTCAGGATCCACAAACCTTGGCAATGACATTAACTCAGGTCTTGTGCCTCTGACTAGTGAGGCTACCTTGAAAGGAAAGGTTGAATTGATGAAGATTATCAAGAAGAACAAGTCAGGCAAAATGAGCTGCAGCATGTCAATTAATTTGGCCAACCGTGCTGTCCAGGATTTGAAGTGCGAGTGA